Genomic DNA from Selenomonas sp. oral taxon 126:
GCGCAGAGAGAAGCCGTCTATGCCTACGATTTCGAAGGGAAGCGCTACGATCTCGGAGATAAGCTGGGATTTTTGCAGGCGACCGTTGAATTTGCACTGCGCCGCGAAGATCTCGGTGCGGATTTCAAGGCCTATCTGCAAGATTTTGTAAAGACAATGTGAGGCGATCGGCTTGCGGAAGGAAAATCAGGCAAATCTTGCGCTTGCGCTGAGTGTCATCGGTGCAATCGGGACGGCGGGGCAGGGGAGCTCGCTCGCACTGACAACCATTCATCACGGATTTCTCGCGGCGACAATCGGCGGATTGGCAGATTGGTTCGCGGTCAAGGCGATCTTCGGACGCCCCCTTGGCATTTCCCATCGGACGGACATCCTTCGCCGCAACCGCGCACGCATCATGGAGTCTCTCGTACGCTTCTCTGCCGATGATCTGCTCAGCAAAGAGAATATCATGGACGTCGTCGAGCGCGAGAAGATCGGAGCGCTCCTCGTGGAGTATCTGCAGCATCGCGGCGGACGTGAACGTCTCATTGAGGCGACGGTGGACATTCTCCGCCATGTCGCCTCGGATGTGGACAGCCGCCATATTGCAAGGGAATTGACGCCATATGTCATTCAGGCACTGCATGCGCTCCCGTTGGAGGAGAGCTTTGCAGAGCTTCTTGACGTGCTGACAGAAGAGCCCCATGCAGACCGCATTTTCAATATGCTGATCCGCATGGGGTTGCGTCTCGTACAGACCCAGATCTTTCAGGATATGCTCCATGAGAACATCGCATCCATTCGTACGGAATATGAGCGCGACGGGATGATACGCGCCTTTGTCCTGTCCTTTTTTGACGATGCCATGATTGCGGAGTGGCTGACCGGACGGTTGGAAGAGATTCTGAGTTCTGCAACTTCGGTGGATGATAGTCGCCATCGGGATGGTGTTCAGGCTCTGGTCTCCTTTGTGACCGGGCTGCGTGCGAATCCGAAGCTGTATGAGGAACTTCATCGGTACAAGCTCCATGTGATCGAACAGCTTGAGATCGAAAATATTCTCACCGATTTCATCGAACAGCGTATAAAGGGCAGCCACCCCTTTTGGGTTCCGTATGTCAAGGAACTCCTCAATGAAAAAATAGACATCTTCGTTCATTCGGAGGCGTGGCAGCATCGTGCAGATCGCTGGTTGAAGGATCTCGCGGCCGGAGAGGTGGAGAAGCATCACGAGATGATTGCGGACTTTGTGCGGGAGTATCTGAATCAGAAGTCGGATGATGAACTCATCACCTTTGTCGAGGGGAAGGTGCGCACCGACTTGCAGATGATCCGCATCAATGGCGCGATCGTCGGTGCATTTGTCGGCATGGGGCTGTCGCTTCTTGTGACATTTGCGGAAAGGATGTGGGGGCTATGACGCGCACATGGAACAAGGCAGATACTGCTCTTTTGAGCTCCTTCCTGTTCTTTCTGCTCTCCCTCGGACTGCATCTGCATTTTCCGCAGACGCTCTGGACGGAGGGGCTGCTCATGGTCAGTGAGGCGGCTCTGGTCGGCGGTGTTGCGGATTGGTTTGCCGTCACGGCGCTCTTTCGTAAGCCGCTTGGATTTCCCTATCATACGGCGATCCTGCCGCGCAGGCGGGACAGTTTTATTCACGCGATTGTCGTCATGGTGCAGAAGGAGTTCTTCTCGCGCCGCAAGATTTTTCGGCACATTGAGAAAATCCATCTGCTCCCCATGTTACAGAAATTTTTACATAAAAAAAGGACGGAGGAGCAGCTAACTGGCACCGTCATGCACTTTATCCGTGCATCATTCCTGCGAAAGAACAATAAGAAGGCGATTGCTTATTTATCGGAACGCTTCAAGGCTTTGATTCTGCGCGAAGACCCGTCGGAGCTGATGCAGCGATTTGATACGCTGTCTGCAGAGAATGGATGGGATCGGCAGGCGCTCTCGCGGATTGCACAACTTCTCGCACGAGAGGTATCTGCGGAGGAAACGCGTCACTCAATTCGGGAGACGCTCGCAGAGCTGGAGCGCGAGAAACTCGGAGATGGCTTCTTGTCCCGTCTGCTTGAGGTGACGAATACGGTCAATCTCGACGAGGGGGCAGAACTGATTCAGCGGCATACCTGCAATGTTCTGAATGAACTCGGGCGAGAAGGCTCCCCCCTGCAGGAAAATGCCGTGGCGCTCCTGCACGACTGCCTGTCAGACATGCGCCAGGATGAGGAGCTGCTGCATCTCGCGCGTGAATTACAGGAGCGCCTTGCGCAGGAGCTTCCGATTGATGAGACACTCGCGCGGCTCTTTCAGGGGATGCGCAGGCACTTCCAAATGGATTTGAAGCGGGAAGTCGATCCGATTGAGGAGCATATGCCTGCATTCTATATGCAGCTGCAGAACATCCTTCATCTCGAATATCAGCACATGCTCTTTCTCGTTGAGGAGCGTCCGGAACTGCAAAAGATCATTGCAAAGGTTCTCTATGACCTCTTGGCGCGATCCGCGTTGCATGCGCAGACCCTCGTCGGTGTCATTGTCGGCAACGTGCTGTCTCGTCTCACAGACGAAGAGCTCAATCATCTCATCTACGACAAGGTGGAACAGGATCTCCTGTGGATTCGCGTCAACGGTTCTCTCGTGGGCGGATGTATCGGACTTTTGCTCTTTGTCTGCATGAATATCTTTAGATGAAGTACATGAGATTCTCGTTGCTCTCCTCATGATTCAGTGCCGTGAGGAGCGCCTCCAGTGTAATCGCATTCAGCGTCTCGAATATACTCTTGTCCAGCACATCAAATACTTCGCGCGAGAGGATGTGGTTGAGCTGATCCATCTTCTCCGAGGCTGTTCCCGTCTTTTCGATCAGCGAGATTTCGATGGAGGAGAGAATGTCGTATGCTGTGATATCGCGCGGATGACGGGAGAGCTGATAGCCCCCCTGAGATCCCTTGATCGAGTTGACGAGCTTGCTGCGCTTGAGTAGGGAAAAGACCTGCTCAAGGTAGATCTTCGAGATGCCTAGATGTTCCGATATACTGATGATCGTAATAGGGGAGGAGGCATCGTAGCTTCGTGCGAGAAATACCATGGCCGCGATTCCGTAACGCCCTTTTGCAGAGATTTTCATATATGCATCTTCTTTCAGAAAAACATAGTTTTTATAGCAATATAATATGTTAAAAATAGAGAAATGTCAATATCAGTGCTTCCTAAAGTAGTATGGCCTCACGTTCAAATAAAATTTGTAGGAAAATATGTGAATTTTATAACTTGTCATTGACAATAACGCAATTTGAATCTATAATTTAGATGTTGGGTTATATAACTTTTGATTATACTTTTAATCAAGGAGAGTGTTCTTTTATGGCAAAGAATCCGGTCAAAATCACTGAGACTGTCCTCCGTGACGGCCACCAGTCACTGTTGGCAACCCGCATGAGAATTTCGGACATGCTTCCGCAGCTCGCGGCACTTGATGCCATTGGCTACAATTCTCTTGAAGCATGGGGCGGTGCTACGTTTGATAGCTGCCTGCGCTTCCTTGATGAGGATCCGTGGGAGCGCTTGGATATTCTGAAGAAAAATCTCAAGACGCCGATTCAGATGCTTCTCCGTGGTCAGAACCTGCTCGGCTATAATCACTACTCCAATGATGTGGTAGAGAAGTTCGTTCAGAAGGCATCTGAGCACGGTATCGGTGTATTCCGCATCTTTGATGCACTCAACGATATTCGTAACCTCAAAGTCGCGATTGATGCAGCACTCAAGTGCCCTGAGAAACCCCATGTCCAGGGCTGTCTGGTCTATACGATCAGCCCTGTTCACACGAATGAGAGCTTTGTTGAGCTGGCGGTTGAGCTTGAAAAGATGGGTTGCCATTCCGTCTGCATCAAGGATATGTCAGGACTTCTGAAGCCGTATGTGGCAGAGGATCTTGTCAAGAAGCTCAAGGCTGCGGTGCAGATCCCCATTGACCTTCACACGCACTGCACTTCCGGATTCGGTCATGCGACCTATCTGAAGGCGATTGAGGCCGGTGTTGATATCATTGATACGGCACTTGCGCCCTTCTCAAGCGATACGTCCCAGCCGTGTACGGAGACGATGATTGCAATGCTCGAGGGCGAGGAGCGCGATACAGGACTCGATCGTCATGCAATGACACCGATCTCCAAGTACTTCCTTGGTGTCAAGCAGGATCTCATTAAGACCTTCAATCTCAAAGGCTACTTCGATGTGAATCCGAACGTGCTGGACTTCCAGATTCCCGGCGGTATGCTTTCCAATCTTGCGAACCAGCTCAAGGAAGCGGGTATGGAAGACAAGTATCAGGATCTGCTGGATGAGATGCCGCGCGTTCGCAAGGATGTCGGCTATCCCCCGCTCGTTACGCCGTCCTCGCAGATTGTCGGTACGATGGCTACCTTTAACGTCATGACTGGTGAGCGTTACAAGATGGTTCCGACCGAGTTCAAGGATCTCGCACGCGGCAAGTTTGGCAAGACGCCGGTTGACATCGATCGCAAGTTCCTGACGGATACGCTTGGTATTCCTGCTGACGAGATCATTGATGACTGCTCCATCGAGGATGCAAAGGCCACGACATTTGCAGAGTTCAAAGAAGAACTCAAGAACAAGGGGTATATCAACCCGTCAGATGAGGATGTTCTCTCCTACGCGCTCTTCCCGCAGGTTGCAGAAGAGTTCTTCCAGAAGCACTACAAGCCGATCACGGCCTACGTCAAAGAATAATACGTGGACGATTCATCACAGCCACCCGCTTGTCGGGTGGTTTTCTATTGCAAGAAAAAAGCCTGTCGTACGAGCTTTTCGTACAACAGGCTTTTTGCAATAACAGAGATATTAGCGCTTCGAGAACTGGGACGCCTTACGTGCCTTCTTGAGACCGTACTTGCGGCGCTCCTTCTCACGCGGGTCACGCGTGACGAAGCCTGCCTTCTTGAGGGCAGGGCGCAGCTCTGCATCCATCTCGATGAGTGCGCGCGTGATACCATGACGGATTGCACCGGCCTGACCGGATGCACCGCCGCCGGATACGTTGGCAATGACATCGTATTTATCAACCGTCTCGGTCAGGTTGAGCGGCTGACGAACGATCAGCTCGAGCGTTTTGAGACCGAAGTATTCCGCCATCTCACGACCGTTGATCGTAACCTTGCCGTCGCCGGGAACGAGGCGGACGCGTGCGACCGAGGTCTTGCGGCGACCTGTGCCGTAATAAGTGACTTGTGCCATCGAACAGATTCCTCCTTTTATGAAACTCAGCGAATATCAAACGCCAGCGGTTCAGGCTTCTGTGCTGCGTGGGGATGATCCGGACCAACGTAGACGTTGAGCTTACGGAAGATCTGAGCGCCGAGGCTGTTCTTCGGCAGCATGCCCTTGACAGCGTGCTCGATGACGCGGGTCGGGAAGCGGCGGAGCATATCGCCGGCGGTCGTAAAGGTCGTGCCGCCCTGATAGCCCGAATGACGGAAGTAGGTCTTGTCCGTCAGCTTCTTTCCCGTGAATTTCACTTTCTCAGCATTGATGACGATGACATAGTCGCCGGTGTCAACATGCGGTGTGTAGATGGGCTTGTTCTTGCCGCGCAGGACTTTCGCGATCTCTGCTGCCAGACGTCCGACTGTCTGATTCTCGGCGTCTACAACGTACCACTTGCGTTCAATATCGGCGGCTTTTGCCATAACCGTGGTTTTCACGTAATTCCCCCCTAGAGAGTAAGAGCATTCAATGATTATGAGTTGATGCAATATCCACTCATGTCTCCGGGGCTAATGGCTACATGAAAAATATCACACGTCGCTATTCTATGAGATTTTGAGCGGAATGTCAAGGCATTTTATCCATTGCGCGCTTGACTTTTTCTGCAATCCCGTGCATTTTTTCACGCGGAACGGAACACGCCGCAATGCGCACGCCCATCTTGAGCGGTACGGCAAAGATCAGATCCTCGTGGAGGAGGTCGCAGACTGTCTGCGGATCGGCTGCCGGAATGGCAAGGAAGAAGCCGCCCTTGTAGGGGAGGGCAGGGAGTCCGCACTCCTGTGCCTCTTTCATAAAAATGTCGCCGCGCTCCTGTACCAGACGGTAGAGAGCATCGCGCTCCGCTTCGTAGGAGGCATAGGCTGCGCTGTCCTGCTGAATGCGCGTCAGGAGGGTCATCGCACCGCGGTTGATGTTCGACCACGTGGCGCGTGCTGCGTACTTGCTGATCTCGCCAAACTCGTCGATGACTGCCTTGCTCGCGGAGAGCGCAATGAGTGCGCCGCAGCGCTGTCCGTAGAAGGTATAAGCCTTGGACATGGAGAAGGCAAAGAGCGTCAGGATGTTTTCGGGCAGATCGGCGAACTTCTGCATGAAGGCGCGTGTTTCATGCTTTTCGCCTGCAAAGTCGATGTAGGCGATATCGACGAGCAGATGCACCTTCTTGCCCGTTGCTGCGTGCCTTTTCACACAGTCAAGCACGTGATCCCAGTCCTCTGCAGAGAGGCTATAGCCCGTCGGGTTGTGCGCCGGCGTGTTGAGAATGATGAGGAGGCTTTCCTGTGTCTTGAAGAGGGCATCGACTGCTACGGCAAATGCCTCATGGTTGAAATTGTTCGATTCGTCAAAGAGCCGGAAGTTCGTCACGGAGCAGCCGAGTTCCTGACAGATGACATTGTACGTCCCCCAGAACCAATCCGAGGTGAGCACCTGATCGCCCTTTTCCACATAGTTGTCGACGGCTGTGCGCAGGGCACCCGTGCCACCGGCGGTTGCAATCGCGCCGAGGTGGCCTGACGGGCGGTTTCCTGCAAACGTGATGTCGATTGCCGCCTCCAGATACTCCGGCAGCCCAGAGATCGGTGCATAGGCAATGTAGTCCTCGATGGGCAGTGAACGGAAGACGCGCTCGACGGTGGGGAGATGGGCGAGTTTGCCCTCGTCATCCATGACTGCACCGATCGTCGCATTCGTCACACGCTCTGCACCATGTTCTGCGATTGCGGCGCGGCATGCCGCATTGGCACCGAAAATCGCGTCCTTCAGTCTCCTCGAAGCCGCGTGGGATGCCGCCATCTGAATTGCCATTGTAAATACGCTCTCCTTTTCGTTTTGAAAGCACGGACACCATGCAGTCCGCCGCGCGGCAGATCTTCATGTATCCGTGCTTTCTTTAGAATTCATTATGATGATATCGTTTTGTCCCGCTCATGTCCACAGAATAAGCGGGTGTATACACGTATTCTTAGGGAATCGCTGATAAAATGAAGTCCGTCAGATTGGCGCAGATTTTTTCGTCCGAACTAGGAGGCAAACCTAACGCTGCAAAGGCTATGTGGAGGATTTGCAGGCGTTGTGCGGGCAAAAAAGATGTGCTAAGATGGCGGTGCTGAATTTATCAGTGCTTCCTTAGCCTTCGGGGAAGAACTCGTTGTGGATGCGGTTGACCGCATCCTTTACGCTGCCACCCTTGATGAGGCAGGAGATACTGATCTCGGACGTGCTGATGATCTCGATGTTGATGTCGGCACGTGAGAGTGCGCCAAACATGCGCGAGGCTATCCCGGGATTGCCGAGCATACCCGCGCCGACAATGGAAATCTTCGCGACATCGTTGTCAACGACGACAGCAGACGCACTGATCTCTGACGAGATGCCCTCGACGACCTGCCGCGCCTCCTCTGCGTCAATCGTAGCGACGGTGAAGACCATATCCGTCATATTCGACTCTGCGCTGCGGATGCTCTGTACGATCATATCCACGTCGATGTTTGCCGCAGCGAGGGCAGAGAAAATCTTGTGCGCAACACCGGGGACATTGGAGACACCGAGGACGGTGATCTTGGAGACGTGCTCGTCATGGGTAACGCCGCGAATGATAAAGGACTTTTCTTCCACTGTGTATTCCTCCCTAATGATGGTTCCCGGTTCTGAGGTAAAGGTCGAGCGGACGTGGATGGGGATGCCGTAGAGCTGTCCCATCTCCACGGAGCGCGGCTGCATGACACCCGCGCCGAGGCGCGCCATCTCAAGCATCTCGTTGTAGGTAATCTCCCGCATACGGCGCGCGCCCTTTGCAATGCGCGGGTCGGCAGAGTATATGCCGTCGACATCCGTGTAGATCTCGCAGGTATCCGCGCCAATCGCACCCGCAATCGCGACCGCCGATGTGTCCGAACCGCCGCGTCCGAGGGTCACGGGATTCCCGTTTTCATCCGTTCCCTGAAAGCCCGCAATAACGACAATATTGCCCTTGTCCAGCTCCTCGTGGACGCGCTCCGGATGAAGCCCGAGGATGCGCCCCTTCGTATGCGCACTGTCGGTTTTCATGCCCGCCATCGCGCCCGTGAGGGAGACAGCAGGCTGCCCCATCGAGCGGAATGCCATCGCAAGGAGGGCGATGGAAACCTGCTCACCCGTCGTCATGAGCATATCCATCTCGCGTGCGTACTGATAGGGGCTCTCTGCCACTTCTCCCGCGAGCGCAATGAGATCGTCCGTCGTATCGCCCATTGCCGATACCACCATGACAATGCGGTCGTCGGGGGCTTTCTCGCTCAGAATCCGCTTTGCTACATTCTTGATCTTTTCAGGCGTCGCTACGGAGCTTCCGCCAAATTTCTTTACAATTAGTGCCATATAATGTCCCCCTATGGTATTGATATGATTCCCATAACGGTGAATGCTGAACGCATTATAGCGTAAAAACAGAGCACTGTCCAGACAGCAGAAGCCGAATGGGGAGGATACGGAAATAAAAATATGACCTTATCTCATGTCATACACGAAATAAGGTCATATTGCTTTCACTCCGTTATGCGAACGAGGCGATCTTACTTGTTGAGGAGCGCCTGGATTTCCGGAGCCTTGCCGTCAGAACCGAGCACCTCTTTGATCTTGTGGGTGACGAGCTCCTTGATGTAGCTGCGGCCATCGGTCAGATACTGACGCGGGTCGAAGTGGGACGGCTCCTTCTTGAAGTGCTCGCGGATGCCTGCCGTCATTGCGAGACGGAGATCGGAGTCGATGTTGATCTTGCAGACGGAGGACTTTGCCGCGCGGCGCAGCTGATCCTCGGGGATGCCGACTGCATCCGGCATATGTCCGCCGTTCTCGTTGATGATCTTCACATACTTCGGAATGACGGAGGAAGCACCGTGCAGGACGATGGGGAAGCCCGGAATGCGCTTCTCGATCTCCTCGAGGATGTCGAAGCGGAGCGGCGGC
This window encodes:
- a CDS encoding DUF445 domain-containing protein; the protein is MRKENQANLALALSVIGAIGTAGQGSSLALTTIHHGFLAATIGGLADWFAVKAIFGRPLGISHRTDILRRNRARIMESLVRFSADDLLSKENIMDVVEREKIGALLVEYLQHRGGRERLIEATVDILRHVASDVDSRHIARELTPYVIQALHALPLEESFAELLDVLTEEPHADRIFNMLIRMGLRLVQTQIFQDMLHENIASIRTEYERDGMIRAFVLSFFDDAMIAEWLTGRLEEILSSATSVDDSRHRDGVQALVSFVTGLRANPKLYEELHRYKLHVIEQLEIENILTDFIEQRIKGSHPFWVPYVKELLNEKIDIFVHSEAWQHRADRWLKDLAAGEVEKHHEMIADFVREYLNQKSDDELITFVEGKVRTDLQMIRINGAIVGAFVGMGLSLLVTFAERMWGL
- a CDS encoding DUF445 domain-containing protein, whose protein sequence is MTRTWNKADTALLSSFLFFLLSLGLHLHFPQTLWTEGLLMVSEAALVGGVADWFAVTALFRKPLGFPYHTAILPRRRDSFIHAIVVMVQKEFFSRRKIFRHIEKIHLLPMLQKFLHKKRTEEQLTGTVMHFIRASFLRKNNKKAIAYLSERFKALILREDPSELMQRFDTLSAENGWDRQALSRIAQLLAREVSAEETRHSIRETLAELEREKLGDGFLSRLLEVTNTVNLDEGAELIQRHTCNVLNELGREGSPLQENAVALLHDCLSDMRQDEELLHLARELQERLAQELPIDETLARLFQGMRRHFQMDLKREVDPIEEHMPAFYMQLQNILHLEYQHMLFLVEERPELQKIIAKVLYDLLARSALHAQTLVGVIVGNVLSRLTDEELNHLIYDKVEQDLLWIRVNGSLVGGCIGLLLFVCMNIFR
- a CDS encoding RrF2 family transcriptional regulator; this encodes MKISAKGRYGIAAMVFLARSYDASSPITIISISEHLGISKIYLEQVFSLLKRSKLVNSIKGSQGGYQLSRHPRDITAYDILSSIEISLIEKTGTASEKMDQLNHILSREVFDVLDKSIFETLNAITLEALLTALNHEESNENLMYFI
- a CDS encoding pyruvate carboxylase subunit B, with product MAKNPVKITETVLRDGHQSLLATRMRISDMLPQLAALDAIGYNSLEAWGGATFDSCLRFLDEDPWERLDILKKNLKTPIQMLLRGQNLLGYNHYSNDVVEKFVQKASEHGIGVFRIFDALNDIRNLKVAIDAALKCPEKPHVQGCLVYTISPVHTNESFVELAVELEKMGCHSVCIKDMSGLLKPYVAEDLVKKLKAAVQIPIDLHTHCTSGFGHATYLKAIEAGVDIIDTALAPFSSDTSQPCTETMIAMLEGEERDTGLDRHAMTPISKYFLGVKQDLIKTFNLKGYFDVNPNVLDFQIPGGMLSNLANQLKEAGMEDKYQDLLDEMPRVRKDVGYPPLVTPSSQIVGTMATFNVMTGERYKMVPTEFKDLARGKFGKTPVDIDRKFLTDTLGIPADEIIDDCSIEDAKATTFAEFKEELKNKGYINPSDEDVLSYALFPQVAEEFFQKHYKPITAYVKE
- the rpsI gene encoding 30S ribosomal protein S9 yields the protein MAQVTYYGTGRRKTSVARVRLVPGDGKVTINGREMAEYFGLKTLELIVRQPLNLTETVDKYDVIANVSGGGASGQAGAIRHGITRALIEMDAELRPALKKAGFVTRDPREKERRKYGLKKARKASQFSKR
- the rplM gene encoding 50S ribosomal protein L13, with the protein product MAKAADIERKWYVVDAENQTVGRLAAEIAKVLRGKNKPIYTPHVDTGDYVIVINAEKVKFTGKKLTDKTYFRHSGYQGGTTFTTAGDMLRRFPTRVIEHAVKGMLPKNSLGAQIFRKLNVYVGPDHPHAAQKPEPLAFDIR
- a CDS encoding pyridoxal phosphate-dependent aminotransferase: MAIQMAASHAASRRLKDAIFGANAACRAAIAEHGAERVTNATIGAVMDDEGKLAHLPTVERVFRSLPIEDYIAYAPISGLPEYLEAAIDITFAGNRPSGHLGAIATAGGTGALRTAVDNYVEKGDQVLTSDWFWGTYNVICQELGCSVTNFRLFDESNNFNHEAFAVAVDALFKTQESLLIILNTPAHNPTGYSLSAEDWDHVLDCVKRHAATGKKVHLLVDIAYIDFAGEKHETRAFMQKFADLPENILTLFAFSMSKAYTFYGQRCGALIALSASKAVIDEFGEISKYAARATWSNINRGAMTLLTRIQQDSAAYASYEAERDALYRLVQERGDIFMKEAQECGLPALPYKGGFFLAIPAADPQTVCDLLHEDLIFAVPLKMGVRIAACSVPREKMHGIAEKVKRAMDKMP
- a CDS encoding aspartate kinase, yielding MALIVKKFGGSSVATPEKIKNVAKRILSEKAPDDRIVMVVSAMGDTTDDLIALAGEVAESPYQYAREMDMLMTTGEQVSIALLAMAFRSMGQPAVSLTGAMAGMKTDSAHTKGRILGLHPERVHEELDKGNIVVIAGFQGTDENGNPVTLGRGGSDTSAVAIAGAIGADTCEIYTDVDGIYSADPRIAKGARRMREITYNEMLEMARLGAGVMQPRSVEMGQLYGIPIHVRSTFTSEPGTIIREEYTVEEKSFIIRGVTHDEHVSKITVLGVSNVPGVAHKIFSALAAANIDVDMIVQSIRSAESNMTDMVFTVATIDAEEARQVVEGISSEISASAVVVDNDVAKISIVGAGMLGNPGIASRMFGALSRADINIEIISTSEISISCLIKGGSVKDAVNRIHNEFFPEG